The Leptidea sinapis chromosome 15, ilLepSina1.1, whole genome shotgun sequence genome window below encodes:
- the LOC126968485 gene encoding uncharacterized protein LOC126968485, giving the protein MSGNWNNDDVYKLIEMFQAREVLWNTMSESYKDRNKKHDAWMEIASEFNMDKKVIEKKIRSLVGQFNRECKSNKSGAGANESSKWFAFKKLMFLKGKNIPSLTVDGGLQGNEENRIASENTLSLNETGNTVTDETTGTPFATPKPFRKRRRPEVEQDPTQQEAVNILQRMYESRKSRDENDAFGEYVSMKLKQIKNSHAKNTAQHHINNILYNATMGQYDFPTTFTDPTASSSWGYNSEPNLSTFSENNADCSSRGYYTAPSPSASFETSSSDNSRTHTRTSARTQSPSNLSESSQDSTQSLNDLLESIKN; this is encoded by the exons ATGTCCGGTAATTGGAATAACGATGATGTTTACAAACTGATTGAAATGTTTCAAGCAAGAGAAGTACTATGGAACACGATGTCAGAGAGCTACAAAGaccgaaataaaaaacacgATGCTTGGATGGAAATTGCCAGTGAATTTAATAtggataaaaaagtaattgaaaaaaagATTCGATCACTCGTAGGTCAATTTAACCGAGAATGTAAATCTAATAAATCTGGTGCAGGAGCTAATGAGTCAAGTAAATGgtttgcatttaaaaaactcATGTTCCTTAAAGGCAAAAATATTCCAAGTTTAACTGTCGATGGAGGGTTGCAg GGTAACgaagaaaacagaattgctTCAGAAAACACTCTCAGTTTGAACGAAACAGGAAATACTGTCACTGATGAAACTACGGGCACGCCTTTCGCCACCCCAAAACCATTTCGGAAAAGAAGACGGCCTGAAGTAGAACAAGATCCAACACAAcaagaagctgtaaatattttacaaagaatgtacGAATCTAGAAAAAGCAGGGATGAAAATGACGCATTTGGAGAGTATGTCTCGATgaaactgaaacaaataaaaaacagtcaTGCTAAGAATACTGCTCAACAtcacattaacaatattttgtacaatgcGACAATGGGACAATATGATTTTCCAACAACCTTTACAGACCCAACCGCTAGTAGTTCCTGGGGATACAACTCTGAACCAAATCTATCCACTTTTTCGGAAAATAATGCTGACTGTAGCTCGAGAGGATACTACACCGCACCGAGTCCCTCGGCTTCATTTGAAACCAGTTCTTCGGATAACTCCAGGACACATACTCGTACCAGCGCAAGAACACAGAGTCCGTCTAATTTATCGGAATCAAGCCAAGATTCGACCCAATCATTAAACGATTTGTTGGaatcaatcaaaaattaa
- the LOC126968477 gene encoding putative nuclease HARBI1, translating to MEEDLLIGIAFIFCLKKKKKRSYWMRQTLKARGKYSATDYLKDLGIDGCLKDFIRMNSSEFEYLQNLIGAKIGKRDTTFRKSVSVTERLAVTLRFLATGSSYKSLGNVFKLSDQVISIIVPEVCEALNEVLKEYIQIPTTPQEWLHVANSFEEKWNFPNCLGSIDGKHVAIQKPIDSGSEYYNYKGFYSVVLLAIVDAEYNFLYVNIGCQGRISDGGVFANTKFRNKINDNSLKIPSDSSLPGRNKPLPYVFVTDDAFPLQKHLLKPFPGPQDSNSKERIFSYRLSRARRTVENAFGILSARFRVLRTTILLDPEKTTTLIMTCVLLHNFIRKTESSMIYAPSQYYDGDDIVTGTRIDGQWRLEQQQLTPLEACESLTDDGKEIRKEFAEYFSNEGFLDWASKYY from the exons ATGGAAGAAGATTTGCTCATTGgaatagcttttattttttgtttaaaaaagaagaaaaagcgcTCTTATTGGATGCGCCAAACGCTAAAAGCTAGAGGAAAATATAGTGCCACAGACTATCTCAAGGATTTAGGTATTGATGGTTgcttaaaagattttataagaATGAACAGTTCCGAATTTGAAtatctacaaaatttaattggGGCAAAAATAGGCAAACGAGACACTACATTTAGAAAATCTGTAAGTGTGACGGAAAGACTTGCGGTAACGTTAAGATTTTTGGCAACTGGTAGCAGTTATAAAAGTCTTGGAAATGTGTTCAAGTTGTCAGACCAAGTGATATCTATTATCGTACCAGAAGTGTGCGAGGCTCTCAATGAGGTTTTAAAGGAATACATACAG ATACCAACAACACCTCAAGAGTGGCTACACGTGGCAAATTCATTTGAAGAAAAATGGAATTTCCCAAATTGCTTAGGAAGTATCGATGGAAAGCACGTAGCCATACAAAAGCCAATTGATAGCGGCAGTGAATATTACAACTATAAAGGATTTTACAGCGTTGTACTTTTAGCGATAGTGGACGCAGAATACAACTTTCTGTACGTGAATATTGGCTGCCAAGGACGCATAAGTGATGGCGGAGTTTTCGCAAACACaaaatttcgaaataaaattaacgacaatagtttaaaaatacccAGTGACAGCTCACTACCAGGCAGAAACAAACCTCTTCCTTATGTGTTCGTAACAGATGATGCGTTCCCTTTacaaaaacacttattaaaaCCTTTTCCAGGACCACAGGATAGCAATTCTAAGGAAAGAATCTTCAGTTATAGACTGAGTCGTGCGAGGAGAACAGTAGAGAACGCATTTGGGATTTTGTCAGCCAGATTTAGAGTTTTACGAACTACAATATTATTAGATCCAGAAAAAACTACTACTTTAATTATGACATGCGTGCTACtgcataattttataagaaaaactgAATCGAGCATGATTTACGCTCCATCTCAATACTATGATGGAGATGACATAGTAACTGGTACACGTATCGATGGACAATGGAGATTAGAACAGCAGCAATTAACACCACTTGAAGCATGTGAATCCCTGACAGATGATgggaaagaaataagaaaagaattcgcagaatatttttcaaatgaagGGTTTTTGGACTGGgcatctaaatattattaa